A portion of the Sandaracinobacteroides saxicola genome contains these proteins:
- a CDS encoding glutathione binding-like protein — translation MRLYFAPMACSLAARIALNEAGIDADYTQVRLAERRTAEGEDYLAINPKAQVPALGLPDGRVVTEGPAVLQLIADAAPEAGLVPAAGTAARVEVQAWLNFLATEIHKGLFYPLFHPMAPEGARDFARETAMPKLAHLATREWLVERFSIADAYLLAILNWFEAGKLDIRDWPVLAAWRERVRQRPSVVAALRAELPLYQAA, via the coding sequence ATGCGGTTGTATTTTGCCCCCATGGCCTGCTCGCTGGCGGCGCGGATCGCGCTCAACGAGGCGGGAATTGATGCGGACTATACGCAGGTGAGGCTGGCGGAGCGCCGGACGGCGGAGGGCGAGGATTATCTGGCGATCAACCCCAAGGCGCAGGTGCCGGCGCTCGGCCTGCCCGATGGCCGGGTGGTGACCGAAGGCCCGGCGGTGTTGCAGCTGATCGCCGACGCCGCGCCGGAGGCCGGCCTGGTGCCCGCGGCGGGCACGGCGGCGCGGGTGGAAGTGCAGGCTTGGCTGAATTTCCTGGCGACGGAAATCCACAAGGGGCTGTTCTATCCGCTGTTCCATCCGATGGCGCCGGAAGGCGCGCGGGATTTCGCGCGGGAGACGGCGATGCCGAAGCTGGCGCATCTGGCGACGCGCGAGTGGCTGGTGGAGCGCTTCAGCATCGCCGACGCCTATCTGCTGGCGATCCTGAACTGGTTCGAGGCGGGGAAGCTGGACATCCGCGACTGGCCGGTGCTGGCGGCCTGGCGGGAGCGGGTGCGGCAGCGGCCCTCGGTGGTGGCGGCGCTCAGGGCGGAACTGCCGCTGTACCAGGCCGCATAG
- a CDS encoding ABC transporter permease: MNASPPSRTVFPESGRAEPGKPVIVGINWVGLQTLYLKEVRRFFKVQLQTVWAPAITTLLFLAIFTLALGGVKQEVLGVPYASFLAPGLIIMGMVQNAFANSSSSLLIAKIQGSIVDVLMPPLSAGELLASFVAGAVTRAWLVGLAVYAAMILWPGVSVSIADPLRVLLFGTLGAILLSLLGVLTGIWADKFDHAAAVTNFVVQPLTLLSGTFYAIDRLHGVVQGISLSNPFFYLIDGFRSGFIGVAEANVWVGLAYVGGLNVVLWGLCYVLLRRGWKLRA, from the coding sequence AAGCCGGTGATCGTGGGCATCAACTGGGTGGGGTTGCAGACACTCTATCTGAAGGAGGTGCGCCGCTTTTTCAAGGTGCAGCTGCAAACGGTGTGGGCGCCGGCGATCACGACGCTGCTGTTCCTGGCCATTTTCACGCTGGCGCTGGGGGGCGTGAAGCAGGAGGTGCTGGGGGTGCCCTATGCCAGTTTCCTGGCGCCGGGGCTGATCATCATGGGCATGGTGCAGAACGCCTTTGCCAACAGCAGCAGCAGCCTGTTGATCGCGAAGATCCAGGGCAGCATCGTTGACGTGCTGATGCCGCCGCTGTCGGCCGGCGAGCTGCTGGCGAGTTTCGTGGCCGGTGCGGTGACGCGGGCCTGGCTGGTGGGGCTGGCGGTCTATGCCGCGATGATCCTGTGGCCGGGGGTGAGCGTGAGCATCGCCGATCCGTTGCGGGTGCTGCTGTTCGGCACGCTGGGCGCCATCCTGCTGAGCCTGCTGGGGGTGCTGACGGGCATCTGGGCGGACAAGTTCGACCATGCGGCGGCGGTGACGAACTTCGTGGTGCAGCCGCTGACGCTGCTGTCGGGCACCTTCTATGCCATCGACCGGCTGCACGGCGTGGTGCAGGGGATCAGCCTGTCGAACCCCTTTTTCTATTTGATCGACGGTTTCCGCAGCGGCTTCATCGGGGTGGCGGAGGCGAATGTCTGGGTCGGCCTCGCCTATGTCGGCGGGTTGAATGTGGTGCTGTGGGGGCTGTGCTACGTGCTCCTCAGGCGGGGCTGGAAACTGCGCGCCTGA
- a CDS encoding N-succinylarginine dihydrolase, producing the protein MRELNLDGLVGPSHNYAGLSLGNLAATSNAGATSAPRRAALQSLGKMRRLVSLGVPQGLLLPHRRPNAAWLRGFGFTGNDATVLATAAREDPPLFAAATSASAMWTANAATVCPAPDSGDGRTHFTPANLATMPHRAQEAAFTHAQLRLAFADRQHFAVHAPIPPCFGDEGAANHMRLAATHADPATQVFVYGEAGGAFPARQHVRASQAVARQHGTRDALFARQADIAIQSGAFHNDVVAVANESVLFAHETAFHDRNGLVAALQARVPGFTLVEAPAADVPLADAIASYVFNAALVSLPDGMALFLPAEARETPSVWAWLQRVVADPANPITHLHILDLRESMRNGGGPACLRLRVALSDAALAAVDPRFLVDDARLDALERLVETHWPQAINPSDLGNPSLWADTAAAHAALLDQLQIPADALRC; encoded by the coding sequence ATGCGCGAACTCAATCTCGATGGCCTCGTCGGCCCCAGCCACAACTATGCCGGCCTCAGCCTCGGCAACCTCGCCGCCACCAGCAACGCCGGTGCCACCAGCGCGCCGCGCCGCGCCGCGCTCCAGAGCCTCGGCAAGATGCGGCGCCTCGTCTCCTTGGGCGTCCCCCAGGGGCTGCTCCTCCCCCACCGCCGCCCCAACGCCGCCTGGCTGCGCGGTTTCGGCTTCACCGGCAACGACGCCACCGTGCTCGCCACCGCCGCGCGCGAGGATCCGCCGCTGTTCGCCGCGGCAACGTCTGCCAGCGCCATGTGGACCGCCAACGCCGCCACCGTCTGTCCGGCGCCGGACAGTGGCGATGGCCGCACCCATTTCACCCCGGCCAACCTCGCCACCATGCCGCACCGCGCGCAAGAGGCCGCCTTCACCCACGCGCAACTCCGCCTCGCCTTCGCCGACCGGCAGCATTTCGCCGTGCACGCGCCCATCCCGCCCTGCTTCGGCGACGAAGGCGCCGCCAACCACATGCGCCTTGCCGCCACCCACGCCGACCCCGCCACCCAGGTTTTCGTCTATGGCGAAGCGGGTGGCGCCTTCCCCGCGCGCCAGCATGTCCGCGCTTCCCAGGCCGTCGCCCGTCAGCACGGCACCCGTGATGCGCTGTTCGCCCGCCAGGCCGACATCGCCATCCAGTCCGGCGCCTTCCACAATGATGTCGTCGCCGTCGCCAACGAGTCTGTCCTGTTCGCCCATGAAACGGCATTTCACGACCGCAACGGGCTCGTCGCCGCGCTTCAGGCCCGCGTCCCCGGCTTCACCCTCGTCGAAGCCCCCGCCGCCGACGTGCCGCTCGCCGATGCCATCGCCAGCTACGTCTTCAACGCCGCGCTGGTGAGCCTGCCCGACGGCATGGCGCTGTTCCTCCCCGCCGAGGCCCGCGAAACCCCCAGCGTCTGGGCCTGGCTGCAACGCGTCGTCGCCGACCCCGCCAACCCGATCACCCACCTCCACATCCTCGACCTGCGCGAATCGATGCGCAACGGCGGCGGCCCCGCCTGCCTGCGGCTGCGCGTCGCGCTGTCCGATGCCGCGCTCGCCGCCGTGGACCCGCGCTTCCTGGTCGACGACGCCCGGCTCGACGCCCTCGAACGCCTCGTCGAAACCCATTGGCCCCAGGCGATCAATCCATCCGACCTCGGCAACCCGTCGCTCTGGGCCGATACCGCCGCGGCCCACGCCGCCCTGCTGGACCAGCTGCAAATCCCCGCCGACGCGCTCCGCTGCTGA
- the hslO gene encoding Hsp33 family molecular chaperone HslO — translation MSDAILGFTIPGRGARGRLVRLDGVSAEILAAHDYPAACSALLGEALALTALMGSLLRQDEGQVTVQAQAQGGPVSMLVADYRPVGAMAEVRGYLQHGAGAATGASLPDLFGEGYLAITLEATAAAERYQGIVPLEGATLAEAAEAYFNGSEQLPTLVRLAAAPGANGWRAAGLLLQHLPRGEVDAPRLGVSGDVPGVPADWAHVAALAGTVTADELLDAGLPFDALLWRLFNEDEVRVTPPVTVVKGCRCSLPYIRGVLAGFPEEERLAMRGDDGLIGVDCGFCARRFELAL, via the coding sequence GTGAGCGACGCCATATTGGGGTTCACCATTCCCGGTCGGGGGGCGAGGGGGCGGCTGGTGCGGCTGGACGGGGTTTCGGCGGAGATCCTGGCGGCGCATGACTATCCGGCCGCCTGTTCGGCGCTGCTGGGCGAGGCGCTGGCGCTGACAGCGCTGATGGGCAGCCTGTTGCGGCAGGATGAGGGGCAGGTGACGGTGCAGGCGCAGGCGCAGGGCGGGCCGGTTTCCATGCTGGTGGCGGATTACCGGCCGGTCGGGGCCATGGCCGAGGTGCGCGGCTATCTGCAGCATGGCGCCGGTGCGGCGACGGGGGCTTCGCTGCCGGACCTGTTCGGCGAGGGCTATCTGGCGATCACGCTGGAGGCGACGGCGGCGGCCGAGCGCTATCAGGGCATCGTGCCGCTGGAGGGGGCGACGCTGGCGGAGGCGGCGGAAGCCTATTTCAACGGCAGCGAGCAGTTGCCGACGCTGGTGCGGCTGGCGGCGGCGCCGGGGGCCAATGGCTGGCGGGCGGCCGGGCTGCTGCTGCAGCATCTGCCGCGCGGCGAGGTGGACGCGCCGCGACTGGGTGTGAGCGGCGACGTGCCGGGGGTGCCGGCGGACTGGGCGCATGTGGCGGCGCTGGCGGGAACGGTGACGGCGGACGAACTGCTGGACGCCGGCCTGCCGTTCGACGCGCTGCTGTGGCGGCTGTTCAACGAGGATGAGGTGAGGGTGACACCGCCGGTGACAGTGGTGAAGGGCTGCCGCTGCTCGCTGCCGTATATCCGCGGGGTGCTGGCGGGGTTTCCCGAGGAGGAGCGGCTGGCGATGCGCGGCGACGATGGCCTGATCGGGGTGGATTGCGGCTTTTGCGCCCGGCGGTTCGAGCTGGCTTTGTAA
- a CDS encoding aspartate aminotransferase family protein, whose amino-acid sequence MAITPLMPVYPRCEVEPVRGEGAWLFDAQGRKWLDFASGIAVNLLGHGHPHLTAAIQKQAATLMHTSNLYGSPQQRALAERLVSLTFADTVFFTNSGAEALECAIKTCKAYHYATGNPHKYRILTFSNAFHGRTLATIAATDQEKLRKGFEPLPDWFTVLPFDDLAAAEAAIDDSIGGFLVEPVQGEGGIRPASREFLHGLRALADKHGLLLMFDEVQCGVARTGTLFAHEQYGVTPDVMAIAKGIGGGFPVGACLATERAAAGMVIGTHGSTYGGNPLAMAACQAVLDVVAEPSFLEQVKQTGARLRAAIEQMMPNHDHLFDHVRGMGLMLGIKLKADSRAFVNHARSHGILLVAAGDNVVRVLPPLNIDESHIRECVERLSAAAAAFELPKAA is encoded by the coding sequence ATGGCCATCACCCCGCTCATGCCCGTTTATCCCCGGTGCGAGGTGGAGCCGGTGCGCGGCGAGGGGGCGTGGCTGTTCGATGCCCAGGGGCGCAAATGGCTGGATTTCGCCAGCGGCATCGCGGTCAACCTGCTGGGGCACGGGCATCCGCACCTGACGGCCGCGATCCAGAAGCAGGCGGCGACGCTGATGCACACGTCGAACCTGTACGGCAGCCCGCAGCAGCGGGCCCTGGCGGAGCGGCTGGTGTCGCTGACCTTCGCCGACACGGTGTTCTTCACCAATTCCGGCGCCGAGGCGCTGGAGTGCGCGATCAAGACCTGCAAGGCCTATCACTACGCCACGGGCAATCCGCACAAATATCGCATCCTGACCTTCAGCAACGCCTTCCATGGCCGCACGCTGGCAACGATCGCCGCGACCGACCAGGAAAAGCTGCGCAAGGGGTTCGAGCCGCTGCCCGACTGGTTCACCGTGCTGCCGTTCGATGACCTGGCGGCGGCGGAAGCGGCGATCGACGACTCGATCGGCGGCTTCCTGGTGGAGCCGGTACAGGGCGAGGGCGGCATCCGGCCGGCGAGCCGCGAATTCCTGCACGGGCTGCGCGCGCTGGCGGACAAGCATGGCCTGCTGCTGATGTTCGACGAGGTGCAGTGCGGCGTGGCGCGGACCGGGACGCTGTTCGCGCATGAGCAATATGGTGTCACGCCCGATGTGATGGCGATCGCCAAGGGCATCGGCGGCGGCTTTCCGGTGGGCGCCTGCCTGGCGACGGAGCGCGCGGCGGCCGGCATGGTGATCGGCACGCATGGCAGCACCTATGGTGGCAATCCGCTGGCGATGGCGGCCTGCCAGGCGGTGCTGGATGTCGTGGCCGAGCCGTCCTTCCTGGAGCAGGTGAAGCAGACCGGCGCGCGGCTGCGCGCGGCAATCGAGCAGATGATGCCGAACCACGACCATCTGTTCGACCATGTGCGGGGCATGGGGCTGATGCTGGGCATCAAGCTGAAGGCGGACAGCCGGGCCTTCGTGAACCATGCGCGCAGCCATGGCATCCTGCTGGTGGCCGCCGGCGACAATGTGGTGCGCGTGCTGCCACCACTGAACATCGACGAAAGCCATATCCGCGAGTGCGTGGAGCGGCTGTCCGCGGCGGCGGCGGCGTTCGAGCTTCCTAAGGCCGCCTGA
- a CDS encoding TetR/AcrR family transcriptional regulator: MPRGRPRAYDPAAAQAALAAEFRHQGFAAASLDDLSRATGLARPSLYAGFGDKQAMYLRSLADLDRFVASALPPLLERQADVVDAVAALFDAATCLYLTGRDGPEGCLALCTAPAEAATDPAIRHALAKVIATIDSLLADRLARAVQDGQLAAGTDVDALGAALAAIQHSLAVRARAGADRASLDRLTGAALDLLRRAVSSPA; encoded by the coding sequence ATGCCCCGCGGCCGCCCCCGCGCCTACGACCCTGCCGCCGCGCAGGCCGCGCTCGCCGCCGAATTCCGCCATCAGGGCTTTGCCGCCGCCTCGCTGGACGACCTGTCGCGCGCCACCGGTCTCGCCCGTCCCAGCCTCTACGCCGGCTTTGGCGACAAGCAGGCCATGTACCTGCGCAGCCTTGCCGACCTCGACCGCTTCGTCGCCAGCGCGCTGCCGCCGCTGCTGGAGCGGCAGGCCGATGTGGTCGACGCCGTCGCCGCCCTGTTCGACGCCGCCACCTGCCTCTATCTCACCGGCCGCGACGGTCCCGAAGGCTGCCTCGCGCTCTGCACCGCACCGGCCGAAGCCGCCACCGATCCCGCCATCCGCCACGCCCTTGCCAAGGTAATCGCCACCATCGATTCCCTGCTTGCCGACCGCCTGGCGCGCGCGGTGCAGGACGGACAGCTTGCCGCCGGAACCGATGTCGATGCCCTGGGCGCCGCGCTCGCCGCCATCCAGCACAGCCTCGCCGTCCGTGCCCGTGCCGGTGCCGACCGTGCCAGCCTCGACCGCCTCACCGGCGCCGCGCTCGACCTCCTCAGGCGCGCAGTTTCCAGCCCCGCCTGA
- the astD gene encoding succinylglutamate-semialdehyde dehydrogenase, with protein MSSFNSFDPCTGETIWQGAIGDAAAVAAVVTRARAVQPAWWAAGLDTRIAVARAFKAAVEEQADAFARLISRETGKPLWETRTEVASTAAKVDISITALRERTGERSSAAGAATQALRHKPHGVLGVLGPYNFPVHLPNGHIVPALLAGNAVVLKPSELTPATADFMAALWAAAGLPPGVLTVIHGLADTGRALAGSDIDGLLFTGSAPTGSALARQFAETPHRILALEMGGNNPLLVWDLDPAHLDDAAATIVQSAYLSAGQRCTCARRLIIRDGAHAHLIDRVVSLMERLRIGEPFADPQPFMGPVIDNRAATRLMSAAATMPGTVIRPLTRPDPDRPFLTPALIDVTGTSQPDEEHFGPLLTVTRVADWDEAIAAANNTRFGLSAALLGGDRARYDDFWAKSRAGIVNWNRPTNGAASNAPFGGIGLSGNHRPSAYYAADYCAWPVASMESETPAATIGTGLI; from the coding sequence ATGTCATCTTTTAACAGCTTCGACCCCTGCACCGGCGAAACCATCTGGCAGGGCGCCATCGGCGACGCTGCCGCGGTCGCCGCCGTCGTCACCCGTGCCCGCGCCGTCCAACCCGCCTGGTGGGCCGCCGGCCTCGACACGCGCATCGCGGTCGCGCGCGCCTTCAAGGCTGCGGTCGAGGAGCAGGCCGACGCCTTCGCCCGCCTGATCTCCCGCGAAACCGGCAAGCCGCTGTGGGAAACCCGCACCGAGGTCGCCAGCACCGCGGCCAAGGTGGACATCAGCATCACCGCGCTGAGGGAACGCACCGGCGAACGCAGCAGCGCCGCCGGCGCCGCCACCCAGGCACTCCGCCACAAACCGCACGGCGTCCTCGGCGTGCTCGGCCCGTACAATTTCCCGGTGCACCTGCCCAACGGCCACATCGTGCCCGCCCTGCTCGCCGGCAACGCCGTGGTGCTGAAACCCTCCGAACTCACCCCCGCCACCGCCGATTTCATGGCCGCGCTCTGGGCCGCCGCCGGCCTGCCCCCAGGCGTCCTCACCGTCATCCACGGCCTCGCCGACACCGGCCGCGCACTCGCCGGCAGCGATATCGACGGGCTTCTTTTCACCGGCAGCGCCCCCACCGGCTCTGCACTCGCCCGCCAGTTCGCGGAAACCCCGCACCGCATCCTGGCGCTCGAAATGGGCGGCAACAACCCGCTCCTCGTCTGGGACCTCGATCCCGCGCATCTCGACGATGCCGCCGCCACCATCGTCCAGTCGGCCTATCTGTCAGCCGGCCAGCGCTGCACCTGCGCCCGCCGGCTGATCATACGCGATGGCGCCCACGCCCACCTTATCGACCGTGTCGTTTCACTGATGGAACGGCTGCGCATTGGTGAACCGTTCGCCGACCCCCAACCCTTCATGGGCCCCGTCATCGACAACCGCGCCGCCACGCGGCTGATGTCGGCCGCCGCCACCATGCCCGGCACGGTCATCCGCCCCCTCACCCGCCCTGACCCCGACCGCCCCTTCCTCACCCCCGCGCTCATCGACGTCACCGGCACAAGCCAGCCCGACGAGGAACATTTCGGCCCCCTCCTCACCGTCACCCGCGTTGCCGATTGGGACGAGGCCATCGCCGCCGCCAACAACACGCGCTTCGGCCTCTCCGCCGCGCTGCTCGGGGGCGACCGCGCGCGCTACGATGATTTCTGGGCTAAGAGCCGCGCCGGCATCGTCAACTGGAACCGCCCCACCAACGGCGCCGCCTCCAACGCGCCCTTCGGCGGCATCGGCCTCTCCGGCAACCACCGCCCCAGCGCCTATTATGCCGCCGATTATTGCGCCTGGCCGGTCGCCAGCATGGAGTCCGAAACCCCGGCCGCCACCATCGGCACAGGGCTGATCTGA
- the argF gene encoding ornithine carbamoyltransferase, translating into MARHFLNLADVGCAGLRALLDAAHARKAARAGWPQGRVDGDAPLADHVLAAVFEKPSTRTRLSFDIAMRQLGGATITLAAGDMQLGRGETVGDTARALSGYVDAIAIRANRHADVQALAAEAGVPVINALTDWSHPCQIVADVMTVEESLRSSVAGLRWAWLGDGNNVAHSLIEAADLLGFELALAVPEGHDPDPALLAGSRGVHVTRDAAAAVRRADVVVTDTWVSMGQAGGAAKMAAMAPYQVTAALMAKALPHAVFLHCLPAHRGEEVTGDVIDGPQSRVWAEAANRVHAQKAILLWALGRL; encoded by the coding sequence ATGGCGCGGCATTTCCTGAACCTGGCGGATGTCGGTTGCGCCGGACTGCGGGCGTTGCTGGATGCGGCGCATGCGCGCAAGGCCGCGCGGGCGGGCTGGCCGCAGGGGCGGGTGGATGGCGACGCGCCGCTTGCCGATCATGTGCTGGCGGCGGTGTTCGAAAAGCCATCGACCCGCACGCGGCTGAGTTTCGACATCGCGATGCGGCAGCTGGGCGGCGCGACCATCACGCTTGCCGCCGGTGACATGCAGCTGGGCCGGGGCGAGACGGTGGGGGATACGGCGCGGGCGCTGTCCGGCTATGTCGATGCCATCGCCATCCGCGCGAACCGTCATGCCGATGTCCAGGCCTTGGCGGCGGAGGCGGGCGTGCCGGTGATCAACGCGCTGACCGACTGGTCCCACCCCTGCCAGATCGTGGCGGATGTGATGACCGTGGAAGAATCGCTGCGCAGCAGCGTGGCGGGGCTGCGCTGGGCCTGGCTGGGCGACGGCAACAATGTGGCGCACTCGCTGATCGAGGCGGCGGACCTGCTGGGGTTCGAGCTGGCGCTGGCGGTGCCCGAAGGCCATGATCCCGATCCCGCCCTGCTGGCGGGTTCGCGGGGGGTGCATGTGACGCGCGATGCGGCGGCGGCGGTGCGTCGGGCCGATGTGGTGGTGACGGATACCTGGGTGTCGATGGGGCAGGCCGGTGGCGCGGCGAAGATGGCGGCGATGGCGCCCTATCAGGTCACCGCGGCGCTGATGGCGAAAGCCCTGCCGCATGCGGTTTTCCTGCATTGCCTGCCGGCGCACCGGGGTGAGGAGGTGACGGGGGATGTGATCGACGGCCCGCAGAGCCGGGTGTGGGCGGAGGCGGCCAATCGCGTGCATGCGCAGAAAGCCATCCTGTTGTGGGCGTTGGGGCGGCTGTGA